The following are encoded together in the Phaseolus vulgaris cultivar G19833 chromosome 9, P. vulgaris v2.0, whole genome shotgun sequence genome:
- the LOC137822174 gene encoding uncharacterized protein, with the protein MLFEKRFIATKDLGVRLDAVDFKTLTGEDNLGLIVGFTKKEIRDAVWQCEGAKSPDPDGFNFNFLKKCWEVIKVEVVEAVEQFHENGIIPKGCNASFVALVPKVRDPSRLEQYKPISSVGAIYKIIAKLLAERIKKVLPSVVDESQSAFLKDRGILDSVLMANEVVEDIRRRGRSGLCLKVDFEKAYDSVRWEFLYDILQRMGFHHRGIIWIRGCLESATISVLVNGSPTEEFKPSRGLRQGDPLAPFLYLVVAEGLAGLVRQAVKTNMLSGLKIGRKEVDMSLLQYANDTLFLCENSFSNVVTLKAFLRGFEVASGLKINFHKSKLIDFNVLSSDIDCYTWTLNCSQMGNKFNYLGLEVGETQGRKSSGSRCYVSLNHGLMCGKGDSCQWLVEYVLSSLSSRPYCCIISLFSKLQSRYVKVLSASREGFSGVGERRKDRWLGHGGGEIYERDRKDVRVWKSDESGSFTVRSAYECLVKADRGPQIDAFKYLWKTKTFPNVVITAWRVMLGRVPTRECLRKRGVTMDFVVCSMCQSEEESCQHLFLDCKHARSVWALCYRWIGILSVQHNDCLTHFESFHLIQCSNKQNLVWKGVWANIVRCIWEYRNLVVFNQGVVDAEEVFQNAQLKSWLWMKHKVHNFNYCFADWVLNPMVLGALNVWARLKEVSISRKLNRWERRFGFVRFFEVENAVRLEKELDQIYIGNMRDEYD; encoded by the exons ATGCTTTTTGAGAAGAGATTTATAGCGACAAAGGATTTGGGAGTAAGACTGGATGCAGTTGACTTTAAAACTCTCACTGGTGAAGATAATCTGGGTCTTATAGTTGGGTTTACTAAGAAGGAAATTAGAGATGCTGTGTGGCAGTGTGAAGGCGCAAAAAGTCCAGACCCTGATGGTTTCAATTTTAACTTTCTGAAGAAGTGTTGGGAAGTCATAAAAGTGGAGGTTGTGGAAGCGGTGGAGCAGTTTCACGAAAATGGGATTATCCCAAAAGGCTGTAATGCCTCTTTTGTTGCTTTGGTACCCAAGGTCAGGGACCCTTCCAGGCTTGAGCAATACAAACCTATTTCGTCAGTAGGTGCTATATACAAAATTATAGCAAAGTTGTTGGCGGAAAGGATAAAGAAAGTCCTACCCTCTGTTGTGGACGAAAGCCAATCAGCGTTCCTGAAGGATAGAGGAATCCTTGATAGTGTGTTAATGGCTAATGAGGTGGTAGAAGACATAAGAAGAAGAGGGAGAAGTGGACTGTGTCTAAAGGTAGATTTCGAAAAGGCATACGACTCAGTCAGATGGGAGTTCCTCTATGACATTCTTCAGAGGATGGGGTTCCATCACAGAGGGATCATATGGATTCGAGGGTGCTTGGAAAGTGCTACTATATCAGTTTTAGTTAATGGGAGTCCTACAGAGGAATTTAAACCCTCCAGAGGGCTAAGGCAGGGTGACCCCTTAGCACCCTTCCTCTATCTTGTAGTAGCTGAAGGCTTGGCTGGGTTGGTAAGGCAAGCTGTGAAGACAAACATGCTCTCTGGCCTTAAGATTGGAAGAAAAGAGGTCGATATGAGCCTCCTCCAGTATGCAAATGATACCTTGTTCCTCTGTGAAAACTCTTTTTCCAATGTGGTGACTTTGAAGGCTTTCTTAAGGGGTTTTGAGGTAGCCTCAGGTCTTAAGATTAATTTCCATAAATCAAAGCTAATAGACTTTAATGTTCTTAGCAGTGATATTGACTGCTACACATGGACTCTAAATTGCTCTCAGATGGGAAACAAGTTCAACTACTTGGGCCTAGAGGTAGGCGAaacccaaggaagaaaaagttCTGGGAGCCGGTGTTATGTAAGCTTAAATCACGGCTTAATGTGTGGAAAGGGAGATTCCTGTCAATGGCTGGTAGAATATGTCTTATCAAGTCTGTCATCACGACCATACTGTTGTATTATCTCTCTCTTTTCAAAGCTCCAAAGTCGGTATGTAAAAGTATTATCAGCATCCAGGGAAGGTTTCTCTGGGGTTGGGGAAAGGAGAAAAGACCGGTGGCTTGg tcatggtggtggagagatctaCGAAAG GGATAGAAAAGATGTCCGGGTGTGGAAAAGCGATGAATCTGGAAGTTTTACGGTGAGGTCGGCATATGAATGCCTTGTCAAAGCTGATAGGGGCCCACAGATTGACGCTTTCAAGTACCTATGGAAGACTAAAACGTTCCCTAATGTGGTGATCACAGCATGGAGGGTGATGTTGGGTAGAGTACCCACTAGAGAGTGTTTGAGGAAAAGAGGGGTGACGATGGACTTTGTGGTATGTTCTATGTGTCAGTCCGAGGAAGAGTCGTGTCAGCACCTCTTCTTGGACTGTAAACATGCCCGGAGTGTGTGGGCCTTGTGTTATAGATGGATTGGAATTTTGTCTGTCCAACACAATGACTGCTTAACTCACTTTGAGAGTTTTCACTTGATCCAATGCAGTAATAAACAAAACCTGGTGTGGAAAGGGGTGTGGGCAAATATAGTCCGGTGTATATGGGAGTATAGGAACCTTGTTGTGTTCAACCAAGGTGTAGTAGATGCGGAAGAGGTGTTCCAGAACGCACAACTTAAGTCGTGGTTATGGATGAAGCACAAAGTGCATAATTTTAATtactgttttgcagattgggtTCTGAATCCAATG
- the LOC137822175 gene encoding uncharacterized protein: MIIVTFNIRGLGGGTKTRYLRHIIANEGADFVCLQETKVKTLSDAKCYSLWGVNKVGWIHYEGENGSGGMLSMWHQEAFIYETHLMGKGYIAVYDNYVKDNLRCVVVNIYVACNLRDKKTLWMELSNIKSSSQEAYWCLCGDFIAIRSRAERKGSTNRVDYISEIRGSIDDNLLLDIPIVGKKYTWFNSNGLEKSRIDRVLVTEEWMEKWPMSKQYVQRREVFHHCAIVVKSMEKDWGPKPFRTIDAWLLEKGFGEMVKTKWNSYSSRGSGFMKIKEKLKCLKRDLKLWNRDVFRNINTSKKRILQDIEDIDCQDCNENIMEDARLKRCELLSRLKEIDKKLDSFTC, encoded by the coding sequence ATGATTATTGTGACCTTTAATATAAGAGGATTGGGGGGAGGTACTAAAACTAGGTACTTGAGACACATTATAGCAAATGAGGGTGCTGATTTCGTGTGTTTACAAGAAACAAAAGTGAAGACTCTATCTGATGCTAAATGTTACTCTTTGTGGGGGGTCAATAAAGTGGGTTGGATACACTATGAAGGGGAGAATGGAAGTGGAGGAATGTTGTCAATGTGGCATCAAGAAGCCTTTATATATGAAACTCATCTTATGGGAAAGGGGTACATTGCGGTCTACGACAATTATGTTAAAGATAATCTGAGATGTGTTGTGGTTAACATCTACGTTGCCTGTAACTTGAGAGATAAGAAGACCTTATGGATGGAGTTATCTAATATCAAATCTAGCTCACAAGAGGCGTATTGGTGTCTATGTGGTGATTTTATTGCTATCAGAAGTCGAGCTGAAAGGAAAGGAAGCACGAatagagtggattacataagtGAGATTAGAGGTTCTATTGATGATAATTTGTTGTTGGACATTCCTATTGTGGGGAAAAAATATACGTGGTTCAACTCAAATGGGTTGGAAAAGAGTAGAATAGATAGAGTGCTGGTTACGGAGGAATGGATGGAAAAGTGGCCTATGAGCAAACAGTATGTACAACGAAGGGAAGTATTCCATCACTGTGCCATAGTGGTGAAGTCAATGGAAAAAGATTGGGGACCAAAACCTTTCCGAACCATTGATGCGTGGTTGTTAGAAAAAGGTTTTGGTGAGATGGTGAAGACTAAGTGGAACTCTTATTCAAGTAGGGGGAGCGGGtttatgaagataaaagaaaagttgaaGTGTTTGAAAAGGGATCTAAAACTATGGAATAGAGATGTGTTTAGGAACATTAACACAAGTAAGAAGAGAATTCTGCAAGATATTGAGGACATTGATTGTCAAGACTGCAATGAAAATATCATGGAAGATGCCAGGCTTAAAAGGTGTGAGCTGTTAAGCCGTCTCAAGGAAATTGATAAAAAACTTGACTCGTTTACATGCTAG
- the LOC137822624 gene encoding signal peptidase complex-like protein DTM1, with amino-acid sequence MSNDAVLRTSLLWLAALILAVSVFTHSFKKMMVTYVFGVLGIAALLLPDWDYFNRDFSRWPYPITAEERANSPHAQGSGFLRFAHSPLRVIVYSVVYGCAMYKWWEYVSS; translated from the exons ATGTCAAACGACGCCGTTCTCAGAACCTCTCTTCTCTGGCTGGCAGCACTTATCTTAGCGGTTTCCGTATTCACCCACTCTTTCAAGAAGATGATGGTGACCTATGTGTTTGGAGTTCTTGGGATTGCCGCGCTTCTCCTTCCTGATTGGGATTACTTCAACCGTGATTTCTCTCGTTGGCCTTACCCTATCACTGCTGAGGAAAGGGCAAATTCTCCACATGCCCAAGGATCTGGATTTCTAAG GTTTGCCCATTCTCCTCTAAGGGTGATTGTTTATAGTGTGGTTTATGGATGTGCTATGTACAAATGGTGGGAGTATGTATCAAGCTAA